A genomic region of Nostoc sp. UHCC 0702 contains the following coding sequences:
- a CDS encoding molybdopterin-binding protein, whose translation MEISARNSLKTTVKKVVAGSVNTEVTLELAPGIELVSIITKSSAEKLGLVEGKQAYAVIKSSDVIVAVD comes from the coding sequence ATGGAAATTAGCGCTCGTAACTCTCTTAAAACCACAGTGAAAAAAGTTGTTGCTGGTTCAGTTAATACCGAAGTGACTTTAGAACTAGCTCCTGGGATAGAATTAGTGTCAATCATCACCAAATCATCAGCAGAAAAGCTTGGACTTGTAGAGGGTAAACAAGCTTATGCTGTAATTAAATCATCAGATGTAATAGTTGCTGTTGATTGA
- a CDS encoding ferrous iron transport protein A codes for MFTPFNVIGCSLELLRTGERGIVTFCKIQDETIHNKITSMGVTTGTTITLEQQLPSLIIKIGNISWDIEREVARAIYVRIIDN; via the coding sequence ATGTTTACCCCTTTTAACGTAATTGGTTGCTCATTAGAATTACTCAGAACAGGAGAGCGAGGCATCGTCACTTTCTGCAAAATTCAAGATGAGACAATCCATAATAAAATAACATCAATGGGTGTCACCACAGGTACTACCATCACTTTAGAACAGCAGTTACCATCTTTAATCATTAAAATTGGAAATATATCCTGGGATATAGAGCGAGAAGTTGCTCGCGCTATTTATGTCCGCATTATTGATAACTGA
- a CDS encoding 2Fe-2S iron-sulfur cluster binding domain-containing protein, which produces MAKYQVRLINKKEDLDTTIEVDEDETIVDAAEEAGIELPYSCHSGSCSSCVGKVVEGDVDQEDQMFLDDEQLEKGFALLCVGKPRSNCTIKTHQEPYLV; this is translated from the coding sequence ATGGCTAAATACCAAGTTAGACTAATCAACAAAAAAGAAGACCTCGACACCACAATTGAAGTGGATGAAGATGAAACCATTGTGGATGCAGCAGAAGAAGCTGGTATTGAATTACCTTACTCTTGCCATTCAGGTTCTTGCTCAAGTTGTGTAGGTAAAGTAGTTGAAGGTGATGTAGATCAAGAAGATCAAATGTTCTTAGATGACGAACAACTAGAGAAGGGCTTTGCTCTCCTTTGTGTTGGCAAACCCCGTTCTAACTGCACGATTAAGACACATCAAGAACCATATCTCGTGTAA
- a CDS encoding iron-sulfur cluster assembly accessory protein, producing MTVTLTEKAEFRLRAFLRGSAPDDNGTTKGVRVSVKDGGCSGYEYAIDITSKPQPDDLVIEQGKVLVYVDAKSAPLLDGVVIDFVEGVIESGFKFTNPNASDTCGCGKSFKTGDCTPTGVPCS from the coding sequence ATGACCGTTACTTTGACAGAAAAAGCAGAATTTCGTCTGCGGGCATTCCTGCGAGGTTCCGCTCCCGATGATAATGGTACAACTAAAGGTGTCCGCGTCTCTGTAAAAGATGGTGGTTGCAGTGGGTACGAGTATGCGATCGATATTACTAGCAAACCACAACCAGATGATTTAGTTATCGAGCAAGGCAAGGTGCTGGTTTATGTGGATGCCAAAAGTGCGCCTTTGTTGGACGGGGTGGTAATCGATTTTGTCGAAGGGGTAATAGAAAGCGGCTTTAAGTTTACTAACCCGAATGCAAGCGATACCTGCGGCTGCGGAAAGTCGTTCAAAACAGGTGACTGCACGCCTACAGGTGTACCTTGCAGCTAA
- a CDS encoding HesA/MoeB/ThiF family protein, whose product MINLTPTELERYSRQMMLPNFGEVAQKRLKSATVLVTGVGGLGGTAALYLAVAGVGRLILVRGGDLRLDDMNRQVLMTDDWVGQPRVFKAKETLEAINPDIQIEAVHDYITPENVDSLVQSADMALDCAHNFTERDLLNAACVRWRKPMVEAAMDGMEAYLTTIIPGVTPCLSCLFPEKPEWDRRGFSVLGAVSGTLACLTALEAVKLITGFSQPLLSQLLTIDFNRMEFAKRRSGRDRSCPVCGNTAPWRYAQSNSMEPTSSNCTH is encoded by the coding sequence GTGATAAACCTAACGCCTACAGAGTTAGAACGCTATAGTCGCCAAATGATGCTTCCGAATTTTGGCGAAGTAGCTCAGAAGCGCCTCAAGTCAGCGACGGTTCTGGTTACGGGTGTGGGGGGATTAGGCGGTACGGCGGCGCTTTACTTAGCAGTGGCGGGTGTTGGGCGACTAATCCTTGTCCGGGGTGGTGACTTGCGACTGGATGATATGAATCGTCAAGTGCTGATGACGGATGATTGGGTAGGTCAACCAAGGGTTTTCAAAGCTAAGGAAACTCTGGAAGCTATCAATCCCGATATTCAGATAGAAGCAGTTCATGATTATATAACCCCGGAAAACGTAGACTCTTTGGTGCAATCTGCTGATATGGCGCTGGACTGCGCGCACAATTTCACGGAACGTGATTTGTTAAATGCAGCTTGTGTGCGTTGGCGCAAACCAATGGTGGAAGCCGCAATGGATGGGATGGAGGCTTATCTGACAACGATTATTCCTGGTGTAACTCCTTGTTTATCCTGTCTGTTTCCTGAGAAGCCTGAGTGGGATCGGCGCGGCTTTTCAGTTCTAGGCGCTGTTTCGGGAACTTTGGCTTGTCTAACAGCACTGGAAGCGGTGAAGTTGATCACTGGGTTTAGTCAACCTTTATTGTCACAATTGCTGACAATCGATTTTAATCGGATGGAATTTGCCAAACGCCGATCTGGGCGCGATCGCTCTTGTCCAGTCTGCGGTAACACTGCACCCTGGAGATACGCGCAATCCAATTCGATGGAACCCACCAGTAGCAATTGCACACATTAG
- the nifW gene encoding nitrogenase-stabilizing/protective protein NifW, whose translation MTGTIEEFKTLVDTEEFLQFFNLPYDEKFVNVNRLHILKKFSQYIREIDENYPDLSAEEKLNQYSLALQKAYEVFLLSTPQEQKLFKVFNEKPKNVVTLTEITSD comes from the coding sequence ATGACTGGGACTATTGAAGAATTCAAAACGCTCGTAGACACAGAGGAATTTTTGCAGTTTTTTAATCTGCCCTACGACGAAAAATTTGTGAATGTAAATCGTCTGCATATTTTGAAGAAGTTTTCCCAATATATTCGGGAAATTGATGAAAATTATCCTGATCTGAGTGCAGAAGAAAAGCTAAATCAATATTCTTTAGCTTTACAAAAAGCCTATGAGGTTTTTCTCTTGTCAACACCCCAAGAACAAAAACTGTTCAAAGTGTTTAACGAGAAGCCGAAGAATGTAGTCACGCTGACAGAAATCACTTCTGATTAG
- a CDS encoding NifX-associated nitrogen fixation protein has product MSENNGVNGTTTTVVLDSPFLKTLVLQIRGQDNYGVYRNWSDELILKPFVVTKQKKREISVEGEVDPITQARIMAFFRAIAAGIEKETGLISQVVVDLSHEGFGWALVFSGRLLLGVKTLRDAHRFGFDSLEKLAEEGEKFVQKGIDLAKRFPEVGKL; this is encoded by the coding sequence ATGAGTGAAAATAACGGCGTTAACGGAACCACTACAACCGTAGTCTTAGACTCTCCTTTTTTGAAGACTTTAGTTCTCCAAATCCGGGGACAAGATAATTATGGAGTTTACCGGAATTGGTCGGATGAGTTAATTCTCAAACCCTTTGTTGTGACTAAACAGAAAAAACGTGAAATTTCTGTCGAGGGTGAAGTTGATCCGATAACTCAGGCGCGAATTATGGCGTTTTTCCGAGCTATCGCCGCCGGAATTGAAAAAGAAACTGGTTTGATATCTCAAGTGGTGGTTGATTTGAGCCATGAGGGATTTGGTTGGGCATTAGTTTTTTCTGGTCGGCTTTTGCTAGGTGTGAAAACTTTACGAGATGCTCATCGTTTCGGCTTTGATTCTCTAGAGAAACTAGCCGAAGAAGGAGAAAAATTCGTCCAAAAAGGAATTGATTTAGCGAAGCGCTTCCCCGAAGTTGGCAAACTGTAA
- the nifX gene encoding nitrogen fixation protein NifX, with the protein MKIAFTTSDHVHINAHFGWAREIDVYEISNEGYQFLETLTFSGDLKEDGNEDKITPKLDAINDCTIVYVTAIGGSAAARLIKKGVTPVKARSEEEEINEVLNKLVQTLKGNPPPWLRKALQQKPSSFADEVENEATV; encoded by the coding sequence ATGAAAATTGCCTTTACCACAAGTGACCACGTTCACATTAATGCTCACTTCGGATGGGCAAGAGAAATTGATGTTTATGAAATCTCAAATGAGGGATATCAATTTCTAGAAACTCTGACATTTTCTGGCGACCTCAAAGAAGATGGTAATGAGGATAAAATCACACCAAAACTTGATGCTATCAATGATTGTACCATTGTTTATGTTACAGCAATTGGTGGTAGTGCCGCAGCTCGGTTAATCAAGAAAGGTGTGACTCCGGTTAAGGCGCGATCGGAAGAAGAAGAAATTAATGAAGTACTGAATAAATTAGTACAAACCCTGAAAGGCAACCCTCCACCTTGGTTGCGTAAAGCCTTACAGCAAAAACCCTCAAGCTTTGCAGATGAAGTAGAAAATGAAGCAACAGTATGA
- the nifN gene encoding nitrogenase iron-molybdenum cofactor biosynthesis protein NifN — MAIVTVPNKSVAVNPLKQSQALGASLAFLGLKGMIPLFHGSQGCTAFAKVVLVRHFREAIPLATTAMTEVTTILGGEENLEQAILTLVEKVNPEIIGLCSTGLTETRGDDIDGFLKDIRKRHRELDHLPIVFAPTPDFKGALQDGFAAAIESIVREIPKAGGIKTEQVTILAGSAFTPGDVQEIKEMVTAFGLVPIFVPNLGASLDGHLEDGYNAITASGTTVKQLQEVGSSAFTIALGESMRGAAKILEERFGIPYEVFGELTGLEPVDEFLQALAILSSNSVPEKYRRQRRQLQDAMLDTHFYFGAKRVSLALEPDLLWSTVNFLQSMGTQIHAAVTTTKSPLLEKLPIKSVTIGDLEDFEQLAVGSDLLIGNSNVNAIAKRLSIPLYRLGIPIYDRLGNGQFTKVGYRGTMELLFGIGNLFLEGEEERAKHFHGVL; from the coding sequence ATGGCGATCGTTACCGTTCCCAATAAATCAGTTGCAGTTAATCCCCTCAAGCAAAGCCAAGCTTTGGGTGCATCCCTAGCCTTTTTGGGATTAAAGGGCATGATACCTTTATTCCACGGTTCCCAAGGTTGTACTGCCTTCGCTAAAGTTGTGCTTGTACGGCATTTTCGGGAAGCTATTCCCCTAGCCACTACAGCCATGACGGAAGTCACTACCATTTTGGGTGGTGAAGAGAATTTAGAGCAAGCAATTCTCACCTTGGTGGAAAAGGTTAATCCCGAAATTATCGGTTTGTGCAGCACAGGACTGACAGAAACCAGGGGCGATGATATCGACGGTTTTCTCAAGGATATCCGCAAACGCCACCGCGAACTGGATCATCTGCCCATTGTTTTTGCGCCCACACCTGATTTTAAAGGTGCGCTGCAAGATGGTTTTGCTGCTGCTATTGAAAGCATAGTTAGGGAAATTCCGAAAGCAGGTGGAATCAAAACTGAGCAAGTGACGATTTTGGCGGGTTCTGCTTTCACACCTGGGGATGTGCAGGAAATCAAAGAGATGGTTACGGCTTTTGGTTTAGTACCCATCTTTGTACCTAACCTTGGCGCTTCCCTGGATGGACATTTAGAAGATGGCTATAACGCTATCACAGCCAGCGGTACCACTGTTAAACAGTTACAAGAAGTCGGTAGTTCTGCCTTCACCATAGCTTTGGGTGAAAGTATGCGGGGTGCAGCCAAAATTCTCGAAGAACGCTTTGGCATTCCTTATGAGGTGTTTGGCGAACTAACTGGCTTGGAACCAGTGGATGAATTTTTGCAAGCATTGGCAATTCTGAGTAGCAATAGTGTACCAGAAAAATATCGTCGCCAACGTCGCCAATTGCAAGATGCCATGCTGGATACTCACTTTTACTTCGGTGCAAAGCGAGTTTCCTTGGCGCTGGAACCAGACTTGTTGTGGTCAACAGTGAATTTCCTGCAATCGATGGGGACTCAAATTCATGCAGCAGTGACAACGACAAAATCGCCACTGTTGGAAAAATTACCGATTAAAAGCGTAACCATCGGTGATTTAGAAGACTTTGAGCAATTAGCGGTGGGATCTGATCTGCTGATTGGTAATTCTAACGTAAACGCGATCGCTAAACGTCTGTCAATTCCTTTGTACCGTTTGGGCATTCCCATTTATGACCGTTTGGGTAATGGGCAATTTACCAAAGTCGGCTATCGCGGCACAATGGAGCTTTTATTCGGCATTGGCAACTTATTTTTAGAGGGAGAAGAAGAAAGAGCTAAACATTTCCACGGTGTTTTGTAA
- the nifE gene encoding nitrogenase iron-molybdenum cofactor biosynthesis protein NifE translates to MKITQGKINELLSEPGCEHNQHKQAEKKNKSCTQQAQPGAAQGGCAFDGAMIALVPIADAAHLVHGPIACAGNSWGSRGSLSSGPQLYKMGFTTDMTENDVIFGGEKKLYKAILEVQERYKPAAVFVYATCVTALIGDDIDAVCKTAAEKTGTPVIPVISPGFIGSKNLGNRFGGEALLEYVVGTAEPEETTPYDINLIGEYNIAGEMWGVTPLLEKLGIRVLSKVTGDARYHEIRYAHRAKLNVMICSRALLNMARKMEERYGIPYIEESFYGIDDMNRCLRNIAAKLGDADLQERTEKLIAEETAALDLALAPYRARLKGKRVVLYTGGVKSWSIISAAKDLGIEVVATSTRKSTEEDKAKIKKLIGNDGIMLEKGNAKELLQLVKDTKADMLIAGGRNQYTALKARIPFLDINQERHHPYAGYIGMIEMARELYEALYSPIWEQIRKPAPWDEDEGTLAGRDNDSSLFASMEEII, encoded by the coding sequence ATGAAAATCACCCAAGGCAAAATCAACGAGTTGCTCAGTGAGCCGGGATGCGAACATAATCAGCATAAGCAGGCAGAAAAGAAAAACAAGTCTTGTACGCAACAGGCACAACCAGGGGCGGCTCAAGGAGGCTGTGCTTTTGATGGTGCAATGATTGCCTTAGTACCGATCGCCGATGCGGCTCATTTAGTCCACGGGCCGATCGCTTGTGCTGGCAATTCTTGGGGTAGTCGTGGTAGTCTCTCCTCTGGCCCCCAATTGTACAAGATGGGTTTTACCACCGATATGACGGAAAATGATGTCATTTTCGGTGGTGAGAAAAAGCTCTATAAGGCAATTCTAGAAGTTCAAGAGCGCTACAAACCAGCAGCGGTATTTGTCTACGCTACCTGTGTGACTGCTTTGATTGGCGATGATATCGATGCAGTCTGCAAAACTGCTGCCGAAAAAACTGGCACTCCGGTTATCCCTGTTATTTCTCCGGGTTTTATTGGCAGTAAAAATCTAGGCAACCGCTTTGGCGGCGAAGCTTTATTAGAATATGTTGTCGGGACAGCAGAACCGGAAGAAACAACGCCCTATGATATTAACTTAATCGGTGAGTACAATATCGCCGGGGAGATGTGGGGAGTAACACCACTGTTAGAAAAGTTAGGTATTCGCGTTCTGTCCAAAGTCACGGGCGATGCTCGCTATCACGAAATTCGCTACGCCCACCGCGCTAAGCTGAATGTGATGATCTGCTCGCGGGCGCTGCTGAATATGGCGAGAAAGATGGAGGAACGCTACGGTATTCCTTATATTGAAGAGTCTTTCTACGGCATTGATGACATGAACCGCTGTTTGCGGAACATTGCGGCTAAGTTGGGTGATGCTGATTTACAAGAACGCACAGAAAAGCTAATCGCTGAAGAAACTGCTGCTTTAGATTTGGCGCTGGCTCCCTATCGCGCTCGACTCAAGGGTAAACGGGTTGTTCTTTATACTGGTGGTGTTAAGAGTTGGTCGATTATCTCGGCGGCTAAGGACTTGGGTATCGAAGTTGTTGCTACTAGTACGAGAAAAAGTACTGAGGAAGACAAAGCCAAGATTAAGAAGTTAATCGGCAATGATGGCATCATGCTGGAAAAGGGCAACGCTAAGGAACTGTTACAACTGGTTAAAGACACTAAAGCAGATATGCTGATTGCTGGTGGTCGTAACCAATATACAGCCCTGAAAGCGCGGATTCCTTTCTTAGATATTAACCAAGAACGCCACCATCCTTATGCAGGCTATATAGGGATGATTGAAATGGCCAGAGAACTGTACGAAGCTCTTTATAGCCCGATTTGGGAACAAATACGTAAGCCTGCTCCTTGGGATGAAGATGAAGGAACGTTAGCAGGGAGAGACAATGATAGTTCTCTGTTTGCGTCGATGGAGGAGATAATTTAA
- a CDS encoding Mo-dependent nitrogenase C-terminal domain-containing protein has protein sequence METINQTHVHTHSHVNYHPPNYKKPGWFNNIFNPLRNVVDGFEVKNYRLAHLICQVIPCCCPFERTINLFGRTLHIPPLCKLNPLYDEFVGMRFRALSYLADECKEDVTKYIC, from the coding sequence ATGGAAACTATCAATCAAACTCACGTTCATACTCATAGTCATGTTAATTACCATCCACCTAACTATAAAAAACCAGGGTGGTTTAACAATATCTTCAATCCATTACGTAATGTCGTAGATGGATTTGAGGTTAAAAATTATCGACTCGCTCATCTAATTTGCCAAGTAATTCCTTGTTGCTGTCCTTTTGAGCGAACTATTAATTTATTTGGGCGGACTTTGCATATTCCACCTTTATGCAAACTTAATCCGTTATATGACGAGTTTGTAGGAATGCGTTTTCGTGCCTTATCTTACCTTGCTGATGAGTGCAAAGAAGATGTCACGAAATATATTTGTTAG